A stretch of Amycolatopsis balhimycina FH 1894 DNA encodes these proteins:
- a CDS encoding glycosyl hydrolase family 8, producing MKRVVRAVVVSAALAAGLLSVPTAASAAGTPYVPGTLRPSVSQATQDAAVQKYYDFWKKNFLTTKCGSGTYAVLSKDADHSFVAEGEGYGMTISAMMADKDPQARSIVDGILKFVKAHPSVNNKDLHAAEQDSKCKSVNGSDSATDGDLEIAYGLLIADKKWGSAGSVDYKAEAVRIINAIKKSEVSGSTKFTALGDWGIDDSKYKNSSRSSDWMPGHLRAFAAATGDSFWDSVRTRAETAVSQLQSSYAPNTGLLPDFVVNTNSTPKPAPSNFLEGPYDGKYSWNACRDPWRLGADAISASGSAAVSQVRKMNTWIKSATGGDPAKIQSGYSLAGSKTESGQHPCFTAPFAVAAMTDPGSQAWLDKLWTAISTWSPDATDYYGTGITVQVLLILTGNYVAA from the coding sequence ATGAAGAGAGTCGTCCGCGCGGTGGTGGTTTCGGCCGCGCTCGCCGCGGGGCTGCTGAGCGTGCCGACGGCCGCGTCCGCGGCCGGCACGCCGTACGTGCCGGGAACGCTGCGGCCTTCCGTCTCGCAGGCCACGCAGGATGCCGCGGTGCAGAAGTACTACGACTTCTGGAAGAAGAACTTCCTGACGACCAAGTGCGGCAGCGGCACCTACGCCGTGCTGTCCAAGGACGCCGACCACTCCTTCGTCGCCGAGGGCGAGGGCTACGGCATGACGATCTCGGCGATGATGGCGGACAAGGACCCGCAGGCGCGCTCGATCGTCGACGGGATCCTGAAGTTCGTGAAGGCGCACCCGTCGGTCAACAACAAGGACCTCCACGCGGCCGAGCAGGATTCGAAGTGCAAGAGCGTCAACGGCAGCGACTCCGCCACCGACGGCGACCTCGAAATCGCCTACGGCCTGTTGATCGCGGACAAGAAGTGGGGCAGTGCCGGGTCCGTCGACTACAAGGCCGAAGCCGTCCGGATCATCAACGCGATCAAGAAGAGCGAGGTGAGCGGCTCGACGAAGTTCACCGCGCTCGGCGACTGGGGCATCGACGACTCGAAGTACAAGAACAGCTCGCGCTCGTCGGACTGGATGCCGGGCCACCTGCGCGCGTTCGCCGCGGCGACGGGTGACAGCTTCTGGGACTCCGTCCGCACCCGCGCGGAGACGGCGGTGAGCCAGCTGCAGTCGTCGTACGCGCCGAACACCGGGCTACTGCCGGACTTCGTGGTCAACACGAACTCGACGCCCAAGCCGGCGCCGTCGAACTTCCTCGAGGGCCCGTACGACGGCAAGTACAGCTGGAACGCCTGCCGCGACCCGTGGCGTCTCGGCGCGGACGCGATCTCGGCTTCGGGCAGTGCGGCGGTGTCGCAGGTCCGCAAGATGAACACGTGGATCAAGTCGGCCACGGGCGGCGACCCGGCGAAGATCCAGAGCGGCTACTCGCTGGCGGGCTCGAAGACCGAAAGCGGTCAGCACCCGTGCTTCACGGCCCCGTTCGCGGTGGCGGCGATGACGGACCCGGGCAGTCAGGCGTGGCTGGACAAGCTGTGGACGGCGATCTCGACGTGGTCCCCGGACGCGACGGACTACTACGGAACAGGCATCACGGTCCAGGTCCTGCTCATCCTGACCGGCAACTACGTGGCCGCGTAG
- a CDS encoding Gfo/Idh/MocA family protein: MSLRIGVLGAARIAPAALIKPAASNADVEVVAVAARSPERAQAFATKHGVPRVHSSYEALLADPDIDAVYNPLPNGLHGRWTRAALEAGKHVLCEKPFTANAAEAREIAGLAAGSDRVVMEAFHYRYHPLSLRVEEIVASGELGSLQRVETALCFPLPKFSDIRYNYDLAGGATMDAGCYAVHMARIFGGETPSVVSASAKLRSPRVDRAMTAELAYPSGHTGRIECSMWSSSLLKISAKVIGSRGSLAVLNPVGPQAYHRLSVRVGETRRTEKFPRRASYAYQLDAFAAAVLKGEPVKTSAADAVETMTVIDEIYRAAGLPLREPS; encoded by the coding sequence ATGAGCCTGCGGATCGGCGTCCTGGGGGCGGCTCGCATCGCCCCCGCTGCCTTGATCAAGCCCGCCGCATCGAACGCCGACGTCGAGGTCGTGGCCGTCGCGGCCCGGTCCCCGGAGCGGGCGCAAGCGTTTGCGACCAAGCACGGCGTGCCACGGGTGCATTCGTCCTACGAAGCACTGCTCGCCGACCCGGACATCGACGCGGTCTACAACCCACTGCCGAACGGCCTGCACGGACGCTGGACCCGGGCCGCTCTCGAGGCGGGCAAGCACGTGCTGTGCGAGAAGCCGTTCACGGCCAACGCGGCGGAGGCGCGGGAGATCGCCGGCTTGGCCGCCGGTTCGGACCGCGTGGTGATGGAGGCGTTCCACTACCGCTACCACCCCCTATCCCTGCGGGTCGAGGAGATCGTGGCGTCGGGCGAGCTGGGTTCGCTTCAGCGGGTCGAGACCGCGTTGTGCTTCCCGCTGCCCAAGTTCTCGGACATCCGCTACAACTACGACCTGGCGGGCGGCGCGACGATGGACGCGGGCTGCTACGCGGTCCACATGGCCCGCATCTTCGGCGGCGAGACCCCTTCGGTCGTTTCGGCTTCGGCGAAGCTGCGCTCACCCCGGGTCGACCGGGCGATGACGGCGGAGCTCGCGTACCCGTCCGGCCACACGGGCCGGATCGAGTGCTCGATGTGGTCGTCCTCGCTGCTCAAGATCAGCGCGAAGGTGATCGGCTCACGCGGCTCGCTGGCGGTGCTGAACCCGGTGGGCCCGCAGGCCTACCACCGGCTTTCCGTCCGGGTCGGCGAAACGCGGCGCACGGAGAAGTTCCCGCGCCGGGCGTCGTACGCGTACCAGCTGGACGCGTTCGCGGCGGCGGTGCTGAAGGGCGAGCCGGTCAAGACGTCGGCGGCGGACGCGGTGGAGACGATGACGGTGATCGACGAGATCTACCGCGCCGCGGGGCTCCCACTGCGCGAACCCAGCTGA